Proteins encoded within one genomic window of Pristis pectinata isolate sPriPec2 chromosome 5, sPriPec2.1.pri, whole genome shotgun sequence:
- the gfod1 gene encoding glucose-fructose oxidoreductase domain-containing protein 1 isoform X4 produces the protein MMSAAHYYPKLMSIMGNVLRFLPAFVKMKQMIQEGYVGDLMICEVQVHSGSLLGKKYNWSCDDLMGGGGLHSVGSYIIDLLTFLTSQKAVKVHGFLKTFVKQTEHIRGIRQITSDDFCTFQMVLEAGVCCTVTLNFNVPGDFKQDIIVVGSTGRLIVSGSDLYGQRNSATQKELILEDSTPLSNELLPEKAFRDCPIPFLRGTIMMVQAIRQAFQDQEDRRTWDGRPLTMAATFEDCLYALSVVDTIKKSNETGEWQNIVIMTEEPEISPAYLISEAMRRSRMSLLY, from the coding sequence ATGATGTCAGCTGCACATTATTATCCCAAGCTTATGAGTATCATGGGCAATGTTCTTCGTTTCCTTCCTGCTTTTGTTAAAATGAAGCAAATGATTCAAGAGGGTTATGTGGGGGACTTGATGATCTGTGAAGTCCAGGTTCACAGTGGAAGTCTCCTGGGTAAGAAGTACAACTGGAGCTGTGATGACTTGATGGGTGGTGGAGGACTACATTCAGTGGGAAGCTACATTATTGATCTTTTGACTTTTCTGACCAGCCAAAAGGCTGTCAAAGTCCACGGCTTCCTGAAAACCTTTGTGAAGCAGACAGAGCACATAAGAGGGATCCGCCAGATCACTAGTGATGACTTCTGCACCTTTCAGATGGTCCTAGAAGCTGGTGTGTGCTGTACTGTAACTTTGAATTTCAACGTCCCTGGAGATTTCAAGCAGGACATCATTGTGGTGGGGTCCACTGGCAGATTGATAGTAAGTGGCAGTGATTTGTATGGACAGAGAAATAGTGCAACTCAGAAGGAATTGATTCTGGAAGACTCAACTCCTTTAAGCAACGAATTGCTCCCAGAAAAAGCTTTCAGGGATTGCCCGATCCCGTTCCTCAGGGGTACCATCATGATGGTTCAAGCCATTCGACAGGCATTCCAAGACCAAGAAGATCGACGGACCTGGGATGGGAGACCACTAACTATGGCAGCAACATTTGAGGATTGCTTGTATGCACTGTCTGTAGTGGACACCATTAAAAAGTCAAATGAAACTGGTGAATGGCAGAACATTGTGATCATGACAGAAGAACCAGAGATTAGCCCTGCATATTTGATCAGCGAGGCAATGCGTCGCAGTAGAATGTCCCTATTATACTAA
- the gfod1 gene encoding glucose-fructose oxidoreductase domain-containing protein 1 isoform X3, translating to MDSIPSNTTTTGIGKNVICDRAATPLDAFQMMSAAHYYPKLMSIMGNVLRFLPAFVKMKQMIQEGYVGDLMICEVQVHSGSLLGKKYNWSCDDLMGGGGLHSVGSYIIDLLTFLTSQKAVKVHGFLKTFVKQTEHIRGIRQITSDDFCTFQMVLEAGVCCTVTLNFNVPGDFKQDIIVVGSTGRLIVSGSDLYGQRNSATQKELILEDSTPLSNELLPEKAFRDCPIPFLRGTIMMVQAIRQAFQDQEDRRTWDGRPLTMAATFEDCLYALSVVDTIKKSNETGEWQNIVIMTEEPEISPAYLISEAMRRSRMSLLY from the coding sequence gAATTGGAAAGAATGTCATCTGCGACAGAGCTGCAACTCCTCTGGATGCATTTCAGATGATGTCAGCTGCACATTATTATCCCAAGCTTATGAGTATCATGGGCAATGTTCTTCGTTTCCTTCCTGCTTTTGTTAAAATGAAGCAAATGATTCAAGAGGGTTATGTGGGGGACTTGATGATCTGTGAAGTCCAGGTTCACAGTGGAAGTCTCCTGGGTAAGAAGTACAACTGGAGCTGTGATGACTTGATGGGTGGTGGAGGACTACATTCAGTGGGAAGCTACATTATTGATCTTTTGACTTTTCTGACCAGCCAAAAGGCTGTCAAAGTCCACGGCTTCCTGAAAACCTTTGTGAAGCAGACAGAGCACATAAGAGGGATCCGCCAGATCACTAGTGATGACTTCTGCACCTTTCAGATGGTCCTAGAAGCTGGTGTGTGCTGTACTGTAACTTTGAATTTCAACGTCCCTGGAGATTTCAAGCAGGACATCATTGTGGTGGGGTCCACTGGCAGATTGATAGTAAGTGGCAGTGATTTGTATGGACAGAGAAATAGTGCAACTCAGAAGGAATTGATTCTGGAAGACTCAACTCCTTTAAGCAACGAATTGCTCCCAGAAAAAGCTTTCAGGGATTGCCCGATCCCGTTCCTCAGGGGTACCATCATGATGGTTCAAGCCATTCGACAGGCATTCCAAGACCAAGAAGATCGACGGACCTGGGATGGGAGACCACTAACTATGGCAGCAACATTTGAGGATTGCTTGTATGCACTGTCTGTAGTGGACACCATTAAAAAGTCAAATGAAACTGGTGAATGGCAGAACATTGTGATCATGACAGAAGAACCAGAGATTAGCCCTGCATATTTGATCAGCGAGGCAATGCGTCGCAGTAGAATGTCCCTATTATACTAA
- the gfod1 gene encoding glucose-fructose oxidoreductase domain-containing protein 1 isoform X2 gives MLPDSLSSSSVLCVAPDSSICSHFCLQGIGKNVICDRAATPLDAFQMMSAAHYYPKLMSIMGNVLRFLPAFVKMKQMIQEGYVGDLMICEVQVHSGSLLGKKYNWSCDDLMGGGGLHSVGSYIIDLLTFLTSQKAVKVHGFLKTFVKQTEHIRGIRQITSDDFCTFQMVLEAGVCCTVTLNFNVPGDFKQDIIVVGSTGRLIVSGSDLYGQRNSATQKELILEDSTPLSNELLPEKAFRDCPIPFLRGTIMMVQAIRQAFQDQEDRRTWDGRPLTMAATFEDCLYALSVVDTIKKSNETGEWQNIVIMTEEPEISPAYLISEAMRRSRMSLLY, from the coding sequence gAATTGGAAAGAATGTCATCTGCGACAGAGCTGCAACTCCTCTGGATGCATTTCAGATGATGTCAGCTGCACATTATTATCCCAAGCTTATGAGTATCATGGGCAATGTTCTTCGTTTCCTTCCTGCTTTTGTTAAAATGAAGCAAATGATTCAAGAGGGTTATGTGGGGGACTTGATGATCTGTGAAGTCCAGGTTCACAGTGGAAGTCTCCTGGGTAAGAAGTACAACTGGAGCTGTGATGACTTGATGGGTGGTGGAGGACTACATTCAGTGGGAAGCTACATTATTGATCTTTTGACTTTTCTGACCAGCCAAAAGGCTGTCAAAGTCCACGGCTTCCTGAAAACCTTTGTGAAGCAGACAGAGCACATAAGAGGGATCCGCCAGATCACTAGTGATGACTTCTGCACCTTTCAGATGGTCCTAGAAGCTGGTGTGTGCTGTACTGTAACTTTGAATTTCAACGTCCCTGGAGATTTCAAGCAGGACATCATTGTGGTGGGGTCCACTGGCAGATTGATAGTAAGTGGCAGTGATTTGTATGGACAGAGAAATAGTGCAACTCAGAAGGAATTGATTCTGGAAGACTCAACTCCTTTAAGCAACGAATTGCTCCCAGAAAAAGCTTTCAGGGATTGCCCGATCCCGTTCCTCAGGGGTACCATCATGATGGTTCAAGCCATTCGACAGGCATTCCAAGACCAAGAAGATCGACGGACCTGGGATGGGAGACCACTAACTATGGCAGCAACATTTGAGGATTGCTTGTATGCACTGTCTGTAGTGGACACCATTAAAAAGTCAAATGAAACTGGTGAATGGCAGAACATTGTGATCATGACAGAAGAACCAGAGATTAGCCCTGCATATTTGATCAGCGAGGCAATGCGTCGCAGTAGAATGTCCCTATTATACTAA